tttttaattggaAAAGATTTATGTGTATTGAAGTTATTGAAGCTGAGCAAAAGTTACTAAACGCTGCTATCTTTTCATTACCATTTTGAACTATCATTTTTGTCCAACACTATTCCAACTAAGTCGCCGTTGGCTTTGATTTCTCTGCCTAATGCCTCTTTATGAATCTTTTTTTCTAAGGTTAGGAGACATCACAGAATCAAACAAGCTATCAAATCAATATACTGAGATGGAAATCTTGGTAGTTCCTTGTCAagaaattcaaatcaaaattgatTACCCAATAtccagaaagaaaaagagatataCTAACCTCGCTGATGCCGAGCCCATTGTCCTGATGTCTGTTTTAAGTAGTCTCCACGCTGGATATTTCAGAATAAGCCTTTCTCTTTGTAGCCAAGCTTTATTGTGGAAGACAATGGTCCATTTGCATAGCGATCTCCCGTCTATGGCGTTTCACCTCCTATGGTATCTAGCACTTGCAACACACGTGTCACTCTGTTTTCTGTATGCTTTCAAGTGCATTTTCTTCTTTGACTTGGTGAAGGAAGAGTTCTCCCATTACATTGGAGTGAACTATCTTTATGCTCCTTCCATTTCATGCCTTCTCTTGCTACAATCAGCTCCTCTGTTGGAACCACACAGCGTTTTGTACCAGACGTTATTTTGGCTGTTTGCTGCTCCGATCTTGACCCTCGACACAAAGCTTTACGGCCAATGGTTCACAACAGAAAAAAGGTTTTTGTCGATAATGGCAAACCCAGCGAGCCAAGTTTCAGTGATAGCAAACCTAGTGGCTGCAAGAGGAGCAGCGGAGATGGGCTGGAGAGAGTGTGCTCTATGCTTGTTCTCGCTCGGAATGGTTCACTATTTAGTTATCTTTGTCACACTTTATCAACGCCTACCAGGCGGAAACAACTTTCCAACCACTCTGAGGCCagttttcttcttgttctttgcTGCACCAGCCACGGGAAGTCTAGCTTGGAACTACATTTCTGGAACCTTTGATACATTAGCAAAGATGTTATTCTTCCTGTCGCTCTTCATCTTTGTATCCCTGGTAAGTTTACGCAAGGCGGGTCGTGTAATTCTAAGGCTCTAGACAATCTAATAaggatttaaataaaaaaattaaacaagttTGTGAACCGATGTTTGagcaaaatatatcttatatttttttttggtaaacaatATATCTTAACTTTGGGGATCGTTGTCCAATGTTTCACTTACTTATGTCTGGGACCGGCTTTAAGTTTGCTGATATGCTAAGAAACAGAAATCAAATGACTGGACATTtacctttgtttttgtttaacattttcAGGTATGTAGGCCGACTCTTTTGAAGAAATCGATAAAAAGATTCAATGTTGCATGGTGGGCTTACTCGTTCCCGATCACTTTTCTTGCTTTAGACTCCGTTCAGTATGCAGAAGAGGTGAAAGACCACGTCGCTTCTGCTTTGATGTTTATCTTCTGCTCCATCTCAGTGTTGATCTTCCTTGGTGTAATGTTACTGACAGCAGCGAACAGCAAAAGACTGCTCAGACGTGATCCTGTCCTCTGGTCTGCTACTGGTAAACCAAATACTTCGGATAGAAATAAAATCTAGCTGCGTCAGaaagtttatttattaaaaaaaagaagaaaatagtcGACAAATTTTCCTCCCAAGTTTCAAGAAATCAAtgctctctctctttttgtttcacTTTTTTCTCGAATTCATATCATGACCtctattgtaaaaaaaaaaaaaaaaaaaaaatggtaatatatatatatatatatatataatatttgtatataagaaaaaaatatttgtatatatttctcCTTATTTATGATTATGTAGCAATAAGGTTTGTagatattaattttatgataattaatactccctccgttttttaatataagtcgttttagaattgtgcatataaattaagaaatcattaattttttatattttctaaacaaaaatctcattaattatttacctaaccacaaatcaaccaataataaaatagaaagtatattatcattgattatataacattaagtgttaataaattttacatagaaaaccgaaaacgtcatataattagaaacataaaaattccTCTAAAACggcttatataaaaaaaacggagggagtagcaTTTGTTATCTTGATAATAGTTTATTATTATGTGTGATGTGTGATAATGAATTAAAAGATTTATGTGTAGACATTGTATAGTTGTTTTTCAGACTTAATACGTACAcattactattttttaaaacttgttATATAAGAACAATTCGGTCTCATAAGATAAACATTTTTAAGATGTTTATTCATCAGTCATTCAGTTTTATACTTTTAtgcaatataaaatttaaaatatgttttgaaaatttgCTTATTCGAATATATAGATTGTTTTAAAagtttctgaatattttttattacaatttagaaaatattttattaaataacttAAGGAAACatttgggggggggggttatTATTGGCACTAAGATTTTCTCATGACACCGTAACCCTCCTTTAATTTGACATCTTGGTATATAAGACTGTTAGTTAAGggttaattaaaatattaactgaTGTATTTATCTTGTAAGAAATGCATTCTTTTCTTGAAAAGCTACTTGTCTGTGTGTATAAAGTACCTGAGTAACGATGCAACTCatcaaaaaagagaaaaggaaaataaataaaataacagaGAGAAATATTCGAATGCCATGAAGTTTGTTGTCCTTTTGATCTTTGTTGGAGTTGTGTGTGCCAATGTTTGCGCAAGGCAGTCCGAAGAAGTGTCTAAAGAGACAAAGTTAGGCATTTCTATTCCCAAAACTGTCACTACGAACGGCATTGGAGCTGAGCTTAGCAGAGTTTATGCCGTAACTGGTGCCAATAATTATGAAAATTCCAATGCTCGTGCTGCTGCAGGTCCCGACGGTCCCAGCTCAGATACATCTGCAACTGTCTCTAAAAGTACTTATGGATCTGTCGATGCAGAAGGTCTTACCACAGTAAGTGCAAGTTCTAACAGTTACGCTTATGGTGGCACCACTACGGGTGCTGCAGCGGATTCTGATGGTTCTGGGAGCAGTGGCACCGCTTACGGTGATGCATCCAGCCGTACCTATGGAACCACCAACCCTTGAGCGATTTGGTGATCATGCTCAAGTCTCCGcgtatattaaaaacaaatactcTACAAACCCAACACAATCTCTTTTGTATTCATAAATAAAACTAGAGATTGTCGCCTTTATAAATTATGATATAATGTACATGATCTTTATGTGTAacgtgtaaatttttttttggggtcaacTTGTAACGTGTAATATAAATACAGTAATTACGACCTAATTAATCTAAGCGAATAatacatatacatacatatgTGTTTTCCTAAGGTATATATCTAAGACTAAGCTGACAAAACTCTTCTTACATtcagtccaaaaaaaaaaaaaaaaactcttcttaCATCTCCTGTTTCAAGTCAAGACTCCACGTTGCAAGAATTAATCAAAATATGCagtcttatattttataatgaatttaatatatattatttaactgtccagctcggccatctatctgttacaataattttattatgtaactACATTCATTTTACATGTTATATAAGTTTtgaacataataattttacgaTAATGTTAGTATAAGTTTTGAACATAATAATTATAGGATAGTAAAGACACTTTCCGTTTTAATATAAGGTTTCCATAAATCAATGGAGTTTTCTCAATTTTAGTTTTTCGGTGGTTGTAAGAATATATCAGTCGAGATAAATCCAGCACCACTTCTTTGTTTTCAATCTGAGAAACTTGATTCTGATGCCAATCTATCAGATCTTAAAAGGATGAGTGAAGATTTATTCTCATATAAAAGGCGTATGTGCATaaccaaagaagaaaaatgtcGATTTAGAATAAGTTTTAGAAAGAGGAGAAACTAAAGTAAACGAAAACCTGTGGAAACAAAAATCCGATGTACGGACAAACTGGAAATTTACACCAAAAAGATCAACACCAAAAAACTTTGAAGCatggatttttaaataaataccaACCAAAGAAAATATTCTATgaattaatctttttttatcatatgaattaatctttttttttatcatatgaattaatcttctttttctaaaatttctTTTCTACGTAATATCTCGTATCAAtacagagatgacgtggataatttttttattgtaaaattatAGATGCTGGAATGTTTTGTGTGTTTGGAGTAAGTTGTAGTGTGTTGTTGTCTTCCCACATCATAGTCTCTACAGTTTTTTGGTTATGATCATTTTAATACATATGTACTTATTACTTATTAGGATACGTGTGCGTTTCTTGCAAGAGAAATATATGCCCTTTAACGCATTACTAAAAGTACAAGTAATAGTGCTACCATAAGGAAACTACCCAAAGTCGAGCTCATGAATTAGAAACTATGAGAACTACcgtattttgaaattttcttgtCATTTTTGTAAGTATCTGTAGTATTTATTTAGTTACTTCTCCAACATATAAGAGTACTGTTAGGGAtgttaaaatggtaaaagtgtactgtgtaactttttttttcaagcTCTTTACACATATGCTAAATAACagaagtttttttatataaaatctcTCGTTTAAAGCTGGgccaaattcaaaatatatcataatccaataatataacaatataaaaaaaatttatagatatatacagttttttatattcataaattaagaattattatttatggaagCACCTAGCCTACTGGTTAAAGTTTAAATGTTTCTACACCCATGTATGGGATTCAAATCCTAtactatgcaatttcttgcagattacCGGAAATCTAGGTTTCAAGTTCCGGAGAGAACGATTTAATAATACAGACTACAGAACAAAtacttacaagagatcttcaacaaggtgcaagtaaatctggccaaaaatgaattttcttaGTACGACTCAGATGATGTAATTAGACGTAGATCCTCATAAAGCATATGTAGTATTTTCGGTTGTTGAATcatctatgtaatatttttcataaatgtaatgtcataataaatcagcgttataaaaaaaattattatatattttatataaagtttataacCATACACATAACACTATACtgtttattttctaatttaaaatttatttctgGTTTGTCCTtttttgttttaacattttattgctatttatttatcaaatttatcttattacaacataattttttttaatgaaaattagcCTTTAGTTGACATATGTACCATTGATCtctatatttttagattttattaaaataaatcaaatcgaTTTTAATTAAGGGGGATTTGCCTAAAACTACTAGCTGAGAATACCAAACCGAAATTACTTCTCGGTTCGAACAAGGTAAATCAGAAATATCAGAACTGAACCGAATTATTCCCGGCCCAAACATTATAAACCGATCAATTTGATTGCATCCTCTGAACCGGCTCTATTCACATCATCTTCACCAAATTACCCAGTGCTCTTCGCCGTAGACGTCGATGAGCCGATCACGCGGTATCTTCTCGATTCTCAGGAAGGTCCATCAACCATCGTCTCGTAAATGTTTATGTACAAActctatctcttcttcttcttcgtcaagCTTAGGATTCCGAGCGACGAACAAGGAGCTAAACCAGATGATAAGATCAGGATACATCACCGAAGCTAGAAAAATATTCGAAAAGCTGGAGGCGAGGAACACGGTGACGTGGAACACAATGATAAGCGGATACGTAAAAAGGAGGGAAATGACTAATGCGCGGAAActgttcgacgaaatgcctCAGAGAGATGTCGTCACTTGGAACGCTATGATCTCTGGCTACGTTTCTTGCAGGTTTCTCGAAGAAGCGAGGAAgctgttcgatgaaatgcctaaAAGAGATTCCTTTACTTGGAATACGATGATAAGCGGTTACGCTAAGAATCGAAGAATAGGTGAAGCTCTGTTGCTGTTCGAGAGAATGCCTATGAGAAACGCTGTTTCTTGGAGTGCAATGATCAGTGGGTTTTGCCATAACGGTGAAGTGAGTCGCGGGGTTGAGTTGTTTATGAGAATGCCTGAGAAGGATTCAGCTTGTTTATGCGCGCTTGTGTCTGGTTTGATTAAGAACGAGAAGCTGGAGGAAGCTGCGAATGTTTTAACTCAATATGGTTGTATAGATTCCGGTGAGGAAGATTTGGTGTTTGCTTACAACACATTGGTTGTAGGGTATGGACATAGAGGACAAGTGGAAGCAGCTCGGTGTCTGTTTGATCAGATTCCTGATATTTGTAGAAACTACGTCTCGTGGAACTCGATGATCAAAGCCTACTTGAAAGCAGGCGATGTGGTCTCTGCGCGGTTGCTGTTTGATCAGATGAGAGACAGAGATACTATTTCTTGGAACACGATGATCGATGGATATGTGCACGTATCTAAGATGGAAGAAGCTTTTGATCTGTTCTCGGAAATGCCAAACAGAGATACACATTCTTGGAACATGATGGTGTCTGGTTACGCTAGCGTCAGCGATGTGGAGCTAGCTCGTGACTACTTTGAGAGAACGCCTGAGAAAAACATAGTCTCGTGGAACTCGATCATAGCAGCTTATGAGAAGTACAAGGACTATAAAGAAGCTGTTGAGGTGTTTATACGGATGAACATTGAAGGAGAGAAGCCTGACCCTCATACTCTAACTTCTCTCCTCAGCGTATCAACAGGGCTTGTGAATCTGCGGCTAGGAACGCAGATGCACCAAATCGTCATCAAGAGTGTGATCCCTGACGTGCCGGTTCACAACGCTCTTATCACTATGTATTCGAGATGCGGAGAGATAACGGATTCGAGGAGAATCTTCGATGGAATGAGAGTTAAAAGAGAAGTAATCACATGGAATGCGATGATAGGAGGGTATGCTTTTCACGGTAACTCTTCAGAAGCTTTGAACCTGTTCTGGTCAATGAAAAGCAATGGGATACATCCTTCTCATATAACATTTGTCTCGGTTCTGAACGCTTGTGCTCACGCGGGACTCGTCGATGAGGCTAGAGCACAGTTTATGTCCATGGTAAACGAGTACAAGATCCAGCCGCAGATGGAACATTATTCTTCGCTGGTGGATGTAATCAGTAGACAAGGGCGGTTTGAGGAGGCCATGGGTGTGATAAAGAGTATGCCTTTTGAGCCAGACAAGACGGTGTGGGGTGCAGTGTTGGATGCTTGTAGGATTTATAACAATGTTGGGCTTGCACATGCTGCAGCTGAAGCAATGTCGAGACTTGAACCAGAGAGCTCGACACCTTATGTATTGTTGTATAACATGTATGCTGACATGGGACTATGGGACGAAGCTTCTCGAGTGAGAATGAGGATGGAGAGTAAAAGGATTAAGAAGGAAAGAGCATCAAGTTGGGTATGATGATCAAGAACTAAGAGAAGCATAAAACTTCTTCTCTACACCCAGAGAACAGAGGACGAAGGGTATGTATGAAGGGTATGAAGGGTATGATGATCAAGAACTAAGAGACGGTATCAATGTCTCTATCTTTTTAGGTACTCATAGGTTCCCAAACGGCGTCGTTGAGGCTGTGGAAGAGTCACCTCCTGAATGACCTATGATTCTTGTTCGATTTTGGCAGCCATTAAAATTACTGGTGCCTTCTTACATAATCTATATAGTTTCTGCTTCATCCCATCTTCCAAATTGTTTGCCTGTCAAAAGAGTAAACCTTTTTGTGTGTTCTCTTAGTATAAgatgaattaaaaaattatcGTAACTGACTAGTGACATGGTCTTGTACTTCTCTGAATATTAGAGAAACTTGAGCCTTTCCAAACATCAGAGCTTTTGATTTCCTTTCTCAGCTCATACATATCCCATGATCCAATTTTTGCTAATCTTCAGTtcatttgagttttatttttacttGTTGAGATCAAATATGTGTGTTTGGAGAGAGTCAAAGcaataaaaagaatttttaaaatagttatatcaTCTCACGCCACTGAGAATTTTCTTACGTTGGACAAATaactataatttaatatttgagtCACATAAATCACAGGTGTTTCATGTTTGATATACTTCTTCCGTTTATGAATAAGTGTCAGAATGACTTttttcacacaaattaaaaaaattattgaaatatacATAAGTTATTATTAATTACACCTCTCTAATCAATACAGTTTGTAATTAATTTTCAGCCGAAAATAAGTACAATTTGCATTGAAGTTGTAAAGTGACACTTTTTatataacaagaaaaaatgttagaatgacacttattatgaaacagagggaatatattttttggataatttGGTGTTTGACATCTTGGTATATAAGACTATTAGTGGAGGTTATTGGTTCTAGTAGTTTAGTAGATTTAGAAATACATTTTGGATTTGATAAATCCATCgattttaaaatcaaacaaacaaatttcaaaatcaaatatacagattttaaaatcaaaataagtgGATTATTATAAATCAGTCAAATGGATTTTCAATAAGttcagaatatatatatttttttaaaaaactacagAATGTGTTTTACCATGCTTTTGGTTTGGAGTTTTAAGTGTTTGTACTTGtgtaatttttcttaatatgtaatagagattatatataaattatgatgGACACATACAATAGAAAGtggaaaatattaaattgtacAAATTGGATAATtggaaaaattttaaatagaaaactttCAAACGGgatcaagcaaaaaaaaaaaagaaatgtataTTGAACATAGTGGTTTTTAGTCAAAACGTGTTTATGTCAAATTTTCTCTTTTATGTGTTTTTcgttttaacatatatatatatatatatatatatatatatattttaactcaCGTAGCACAAGCATCTCATATATTTGTTAAATAGTGCTTGTTTATAATTGTTAGAGGAATATGTTCAACACGTATGACTTGGAGCAAAAAAGATACTGAGAACATCAATAATACAAATCTATCGAAATATCAACACTCAACTCAATATTTGctcctttgtatttttaacttaaaatcaCTCataaatccattcaaatccatttttaaattaaatcttTAAACAAATCATTATTATTGAATAACACctgattttaaaatctattttaaaatcatagaactaATAACAATGAATTTGAATATGGATTCTAAAATcacagaaccaataacactagatttcatttgtattttgaaatctaattaaaatatataaaccaataaaacCCTCTTAGTTAAGggttaaaatattaactaatgCATTAAAGCATGTATTTATCTTGTAAGATATGCACAATTTAATATCTTGAAAACTACATTTATGTGTATATAAAGCAGCTCAAATTTATACACAgatcattacaaaaaaaaaaacaaatattaattaattagaaaaaGAGAGAATCAGAGATGAATGCCATGAAGTTTGTTGTCCTTTTGATCTTTGTTGGATTTGTGTGTGCCAATGTTGGCGCAAGGCAGCTCCAGGAAGTGTCAAAAGAGACAAAGTTAGGCATCTCTATTCCCAAAACTGTCACTACCGCCAACGGCATTGGAGCTGAGCTTAATTACGTTTAGGTTACAACTACTGCCAACAATTATGAAAATTCCAATGCTGATGCTGATGCAGGTCCCGGTGGTCCCAGCGGAGGCGGATCTGGAACAGTCGCTAAATCTACCACTGGATCTGTCATTGCAGAAGGTCCCGACAACGTAAGTGCTAGTTCTACCAGTTATGCTTCCGGTGGCACCACTGCTGGTGCTGCAGCGGATTCCGATAGTGCTGGGGGTAGTGTTACCGCTAGCGGAGTTGCATACAGTGTTGCTGAAGGCAGTACTGGCGAGCCTTGAGCGGTTGGTGATCATGTTCAAGTCTCTGcgtatattataaaaaatagtcTACAAACCCAAACACAATCTCTTttgttttcataaataaaactaGAGATTGTCACTctttattaattatgaaatgtaCATGATCTCTGTGTAATGTCTATTGTATATGACATAAGTACAATAATTACGACCAATTTAGTCTCCGCGAATAATACATTTACATATGTATGTGTTTACATGGTTTCTGATAACAAAATATACAACTTTGTTACGTTTCATGCATGTCTGATATCGCCTCAAGATGATAGCATTTCTAATGTattgttctctttttttcttctcaaaatgAAATAACTCTACGATAAAACTGAGTTTTATTAATTCGAAGCATATATTTTTGGAGTAAAAATGAAccaatgaataaaaataattcattcgacaaaaaagaataaaaataattcattacTTCCTAAATAGAGAGTATCGGATtagagaaaatattattttaaatcttatatattaaaatagaagtcatgacttttttcatgtgtgatttttttttaatttggaccatcacctaaaaatcttattaaatgtattttattaagactacataaaatatttaaaacactTTAATCATAacatcttttgatatctttttatttttatttttattttaaatataaatatatttattttaaaattttaacaaatctgttttaaaatatttttacaagatcttcattttcgaaattatttttaactattttcactaattttgaaattagtttgaaatattattatacattaataaattcagtaatcgtttataaaatgaaatataaaaaattctgtaatattttatatattatataatcataatcaatcatattaaaagaaaattattatattgagctaaatataataaaattgtattaaatttataaattttgtatattttattttcgtaagtataaaatatttatgttcaaaaataaaatctaatacgttggtaagatgggttaacattagcaaacaatataatacatgtataaaaattaacacgtatttctttaaatcttataatataaaatctttgtaactactttaatcataacatattttcattttaaatataatatatatttatatattatattttaaaaattctaataaatctgtgtaaattttttttaacaataatttaatgtattttaagttatcgcttataaaataaaaaataaataaattatatcttagtttatctactttatagtcatgatcatgttaaaatacaattattatacttaaataaatatgataaaagtacattcaattgataaatttataaattttattttcataaatataaattatttaatttaaaaatataatatgatgatagaacggcttaaaattagcaaaccatataatacatgtctaaaaattaacatatcttagacttttgtatatacaataatatattatttaaaatgaataaacataaaaaatattagtaaaataaatacaGCTTTGAAAcacgggtcagaatttagcataaattaaatacaaaataattttcaaatatgttttctcatgaatat
This genomic stretch from Brassica napus cultivar Da-Ae chromosome C9, Da-Ae, whole genome shotgun sequence harbors:
- the LOC106412308 gene encoding pentatricopeptide repeat-containing protein At1g62260, mitochondrial-like codes for the protein MSRSRGIFSILRKVHQPSSRKCLCTNSISSSSSSSLGFRATNKELNQMIRSGYITEARKIFEKLEARNTVTWNTMISGYVKRREMTNARKLFDEMPQRDVVTWNAMISGYVSCRFLEEARKLFDEMPKRDSFTWNTMISGYAKNRRIGEALLLFERMPMRNAVSWSAMISGFCHNGEVSRGVELFMRMPEKDSACLCALVSGLIKNEKLEEAANVLTQYGCIDSGEEDLVFAYNTLVVGYGHRGQVEAARCLFDQIPDICRNYVSWNSMIKAYLKAGDVVSARLLFDQMRDRDTISWNTMIDGYVHVSKMEEAFDLFSEMPNRDTHSWNMMVSGYASVSDVELARDYFERTPEKNIVSWNSIIAAYEKYKDYKEAVEVFIRMNIEGEKPDPHTLTSLLSVSTGLVNLRLGTQMHQIVIKSVIPDVPVHNALITMYSRCGEITDSRRIFDGMRVKREVITWNAMIGGYAFHGNSSEALNLFWSMKSNGIHPSHITFVSVLNACAHAGLVDEARAQFMSMVNEYKIQPQMEHYSSLVDVISRQGRFEEAMGVIKSMPFEPDKTVWGAVLDACRIYNNVGLAHAAAEAMSRLEPESSTPYVLLYNMYADMGLWDEASRVRMRMESKRIKKERASSWV
- the LOC106412201 gene encoding S-type anion channel SLAH4-like, producing the protein MMHVNSLYKESSRKANLISFLRRAKVNVRYSHDNHDQKTIRSTEGISATSIHDQISETRYLYCCTILNHSFQSLAAKIYRLGDITESNKLSNQYTEMEILVVPCQEIQIKIDYPISRKKKRYTNLADAEPIVLMSVLSSLHAGYFRISLSLCSQALLWKTMVHLHSDLPSMAFHLLWYLALATHVSLCFLYAFKCIFFFDLVKEEFSHYIGVNYLYAPSISCLLLLQSAPLLEPHSVLYQTLFWLFAAPILTLDTKLYGQWFTTEKRFLSIMANPASQVSVIANLVAARGAAEMGWRECALCLFSLGMVHYLVIFVTLYQRLPGGNNFPTTLRPVFFLFFAAPATGSLAWNYISGTFDTLAKMLFFLSLFIFVSLVCRPTLLKKSIKRFNVAWWAYSFPITFLALDSVQYAEEVKDHVASALMFIFCSISVLIFLGVMLLTAANSKRLLRRDPVLWSATGKPNTSDRNKI
- the LOC111208503 gene encoding UPF0540 protein At1g62060-like, with translation MKFVVLLIFVGVVCANVCARQSEEVSKETKLGISIPKTVTTNGIGAELSRVYAVTGANNYENSNARAAAGPDGPSSDTSATVSKSTYGSVDAEGLTTVSASSNSYAYGGTTTGAAADSDGSGSSGTAYGDASSRTYGTTNP